GCCCCGAGATCATCGAGCTGCACCACGACAAGCACCACGCGGCGTACGTGAAGGGCGCGAACGACACCCTGGAGCAGCTCGCCGAGGCCCGCGACAAGGAAGCGTGGGGCAACATCAACGGCCTGGAGAAGAACCTCGCGTTCCACCTCTCCGGCCACATCCTGCACAGCATCTACTGGCACAACATGACCGGTGACGGTGGCGGCGAGCCGCTGGAGAAGGACGGCGTGGGCGAGCTGGCCGACGCGATCGCCGAGTCCTTCGGCTCGTTCGCGCAGTTCAAGGCCCAGCTGACCAAGGCCTCGGCCACCACCCAGGGCTCCGGCTGGGGCGTCCTCGCCTACGAGCCGGTCTCCGGGCGGCTGATCGTCGAGCAGATCTACGACCACCAGGGCAACGTCGGGCAGGGCTCGGTCCCGATCCTGGTCTTCGACGCCTGGGAGCACGCCTTCTACCTGCAGTACAAGAACCAGAAGGTGGACTTCATCGAGGCCATGTGGCAGGTCGTGAACTGGCAGGACGTCGCCAAGCGGTACGCCACCGCCAAGGAGCGCGCACACAGCCTGCTGCTGGCGCCGTAGCGCCCTTGCCGGCGGCACCCGGTCGTCCTGCCTCGTGATCGTCTTCTCACCCTTCACCTGGCAGGCGGAATGACGGAGCGCCCCCGCACGTCCGATACGTGCGGGGGCGCTCCCATGGGCATCAGTGCATGGACGTCGGCCGAACCATGGACATCAGTCGAAATTGGGCCCCTGGGTCCGGGTCCGCTTGATCTCGTAGAAGCCGGGGATGGACGCGACCATCAGCGTCCCGTCCCACAGCTTGGCGGCCTCCTCGCCCTTGGGGGCGGGGGTGACGACCGGGCCGAAGAAGGCGATCTGCTCGCCGTCGTGGCCGGGGACGGCGATGACCGGGGTGCCGACCTCCTGGCCGACCAGGTCGATGCCCGCCTTGTGGGAGGCGCGCAGCTCGGCGTCGTAGGTGTCCTTGTCGGCGTACGCGATCAGCTCGGCGGGCAGGCCCGCGTCGTCCAGGGCGGCGGCGATGCTCTCCGGGTTCACCCCGAGGCCTTCGTTGTGGATGCGGGTGCCGAGCGCGGTGTAGAGCCTGCCCACGACCTCGTCGCCGTGCAGCTGCTGCGCGGCGATCGCCACGCGGACCGGGCCCCAGGCCTTGCCGCCGGGACGCATGTTCTCGGCGTACTGGGCGGGGAGCTCGTCGAGCCTGTTCTCGTTGAGCACCGCCAGGCTCATCACGTGCCAGCGCACCTCGACCGGGCGGACCTTCTCGACCTCCAGCATCCAGCGGGAGGTCATCCAGGCCCAGGGGCACAGCGGGTCGAACCAGAAGTCGGCGGGGGTCTTCGCGGAGTCGGACACGGGGTCTCCTTATGAGAGCTGTGCTGGGTCGGTTCACGATGCTGTTCCGTGGACGGTTCAACCGACGGCGGGCGTGCCATGATTCCCGTTGTTCGATATTCGAGACGAGGACGAGGGAGTCACGCCGTGCCAGGTGAGAATCTGTCCCGGGACGAGGCGCAGGAGCGGGGACGGCTGCTGAGCGTCGACGCCTATGACGTGGCGCTGGACGTCCGCTCAGCGGTCGCGTCCGGTCCGGAAGCGGAGACCTTCCGCTCCCTGACGACGCTGCGCTTCCGCTGTGCCGAGCCCGGCGCCTCGGCCTTCGCCGACCTGCTGGCGCCGTCGGTCACCTCCATCACCCTCAACGGCCGGGAGCTGGACCCCGCCGAGGTCTTCGACGGCACCCGGATCACGCTGGACGCGCTGGCCGCCGAGAACACCCTGGTCGTCGACGCCCGGTGCGCCTACAGCCGGAGCGGTGAGGGCATGCACCGCTTCGTGGACCCCGAGGACGGCGAGGTCTACCTCTACACCCAGTACGAGCCGGCCGATGCCCGACGGGTTTTCGCCAATTTCGAACAGCCTGACCTGAAAGCCCCGTTCACCTTCGAGGTCACCGCCCCCGAGGGCTGGCAGGTGCTCAGCAACGGTGCCCGGGACGGCGAGGCCGAGGGCGGACGGCACCGCTTCGCGACGACCGAGCCGATCTCGACGTACATCACGGCCGTGGTCGCCGGCCCGTACCACTACGTCTGTGATGTCTACCGGCGTACGTTCGAGGACGGCACCGAGCTGGAGGTGCCGCTGGGCGCGCTGTGCCGCAAGGGCCTGGCGAAGCACTTCGACGCGGACGACATCTTCACCGTCACCAAGCAGGGCCTGGACTTCTTCCACGACCACTTCGACTTCCCCTACCCCTTTGGGAAGTACGACCAGGCCTTCGTCCCGGAGTACAACCTCGGGGCCATGGAGAACCCCGGCTGCGTCACCTTCCGCGAGGAGTTCATCTTCCGCGGGAAGGTCACCGAGGCGTCCTACGAGCGGCGGGCCAACGTCATCCTGCACGAGATGGCGCACATGTGGTTCGGCGATCTGGTCACCATGCAGTGGTGGGACGACCTGTGGCTCAAGGAGTCCTACGCGGACTTCATGGGCGCCTTCGCGCAGGTGGGGGCGACGCGCTTCGCCGACGGCTGGATCACCTTCGCCAACCGCCGCAAGTCCTGGGCCTACCACGCCGACCAGCTGCCCTCCACCCACCCGGTCACCGCCGACATCCGTGACCTGGAGGACGCCAAGCTCAACTTCGACGGCATCACCTACGCCAAGGGCGCAGCCGTCCTCAAGCAACTGGTGGCGTACGTGGGGCAGGACGCCTTCCTGGAGGGCGCGCGGCGCTACTTCAAGCGGCACGCCTACGGCAACACCCGGCTCGGGGACCTGCTGGCGGTGCTGGAGGAGACCTCGGGCCGGGACCTGGCGTCCTGGTCACGGTCCTGGCTGGAGACCGCGGGCGTCAACTCCCTGACCCCGCAGGTCACCTATGACGCGCAGGACCGGATCACCGAGCTGAGCATCCTCCAGGAGGCGGCGCCCTCGCACCCGCAGCTGCGGGTGCACCGGGTCGCGGTCGGCCTCTACCGGCGCCAGGACGCGGATGCGGCGCTGGTGCGCTACGCCCGCGCCGAGGTGGACGTGGACGGGCCGCGGACCGCCGTACCCGCGCTGGCCGGCGTCGAACGCCCCGAACTGGTGCTGGTCAACGACGAGGACCTGACGTACGCCAAGGTCCGCTTCGACGAGGGGTCGCTGGCCACCCTGCGGGCCCGGCTCGGCGATCTGGCCGACCCGATGGCGCGGGCGGTGTGCTGGGCCGCGCTGTGGGGCCTGACCCGCGACGGGCTGATGCCGGCCCGCGACTACCTCGACCTGGTGCGGCGGTTCGCCGGCCGGGAGACCGGCATCGGCGTGCTGCAGTCGTTGCACGGACAGGCGCAGACGGCGCTGGAGCTGTACTCGGCGCCGGACCGCCGGGAGCAGGCCGCCAGGGAGCTTGCCGAGGCCGCGCTGCACGAGCTGCGGCTGGCCGAGCCCGGCAGCGGCCATCAGCTCGCCTGGGCCCGGCACTTCATCGCCCTCGCCGCCGCCCCCGCCGATCTCCAGCTGCTCCAGGGTCTGCTGGACGGCACCGCGAAGGTCGACGGCCTGGACGTGGACCAGGAGCTGCGCTGGACGATCCTGGAGCCGCTGGCCGCGCACGGCGTCGCGGACGAGAGCGTGATCAACGCCGAGCTGGCCCGCGACAACACCGCCTCCGGCAAGCGCCACCAGGTGCGCTGCCTGGCCGCCCGCCCCTCGGCCGAGGTCAAGGCCGGGGCATGGGAGCAGGCCGTGGAGTCCGATGTGCTCTCCAACGCCCTGGTGGAGGCGACGAACGCCGGGTTCGCGCAGTTCGGGCAGCGGGAGCTGCTGGTCCCGTACCGGCCGCGCTACTTCGCGGCGATCGAGCGGGTGTGGCGGGAGCGTTCCATCGAGATCGGGATGGAGGTGGTGCGCGCGCTGTTCCCGGCCTGGCTGGTGGAGCAGGACACCCTGGACGCCGCGGACGGCTGGCTGGAGGGGCACCCGCAGGCGGCGCCCGCGCTGCGCCGGCTGGTCCTGGAGAAGCGGGACGATCTGGCGCGGGCACTGCGGGCACAAGCTTGTGACGAGGCGGCCGGGCCGAGGCCGTAACCCCCGGGGCGACCAGCCCCTTTCGGCAGTCGAACGCCCGTACTTTAGTACAGGGTTGTCCGGTTTGTGGTACGGGCGTGTAACAGCGGTTAGGGGGCGGAGCGGGCGCGGGAATCGAGGTGACATGAACCACGACACCCCGCTCTCCCCCCTCCCCCTCCGTCACCTCTCCGAGGCGCAGTGCCGGGTGATGACCACCCGGCAGCTGCGGGAGCACGGCGTCCCGGCCGCGGAGACCACCGAACGCTGCCGCGCCGGCGGCCCCTGGCAACAACTGCTCCCCGGTGTCTATCTGCTGCACGCGGGGCCGCCCACCAGCGAGGAACGGCTGCATGCGGCCCTGCTGTACGCCAGCCACCGGGGGCCGGCGGTGCCCCGGCAGGGCGACGGGTCCGACGGCGCCCCCGAGGCGATGATCACGGGTCTGGCGGCGCTCGCCCTGCACGGCTTCACCGAGGCGCCCCCGCTGCTCGCCCTGGACCGCATCGAGGTCCTGGTGGCCCGCACCCGGCGGCTGCGCTCGACCGGTTTCGCCCGGATCGTACGGACCGTGGAGCTGCCCGTCGCCCAGGAGATCACCGGGGTGCCGGCCGCGCCGGTGCCGCGCGCGGTCGCGGACGCGGTCGGCACGCTCACGGATGCCACGACGGTGCGCCGGCTGCTGACCGAGGCGGTGCGCGGCGGCCACTGCGAGGCGACCTCGGTGGTGCGGGAGCTGAGCCGGGCCAGGCTGCTGACCCGGCCGCACGTGGCGGACGCGGTGGACACCCTGCTCGCCGAGGGCCGGGCGCTGGCCGAGCAGCGGCTCTATGCGATGGTGCGCGCCCACGGCCTGCCCGACCCGCTGTGGAACGTCGAACTGCGGCTGCCGGGCGGGCCGCAGCTGGGCGGCGTGGACGCCTTCTGGCCGGAGCACGCGGTGGCCCTGGAGATCGACACCCGGGCGCCGCGCCCCGAGGAGGACCCGCTGCAGTCGCCGTTCTTCCACAAGCGCGAGCATCTGGAGCGGCTGGGCATCACCGTCGTCCGCTGTCTGCCGCGCACCCTGCGCACGTCCCCCGAGCAGCAGGCCGCGGTGATCCGTACGGCGCTGATGGCGGCGGGGGACCGGGAGCCGAGCGCGTATGTGGTGGTACTGCCGCGTTAGGGGCCTGTCAGGGTCCGTCAGGGTCCCTGTCAGGGGGTGTCCCCCGGCGCTGTCAGCTCCGCTTGAGCAGCAGCTCGACGTTGCGGTCCCGGGACGTTCCCGCCAGGTCGCTGCGGGCCTCGGGGGCGTTGAAGGACAGCTCGCGGTAGAGGGCCGCCAGCCCGGTCTGCGAGAGGTCGCCGAAGTCCGTGCGGTGCGGGGCGGCCGACTCGATCAGGGTGGTGAACAGCGACAGCGTGCCGTCGTGGTTGTCCACCAGCTCGATGACCCGGGCCAGCTGCGGGAAGTCGATGTGCGAGGCGGTGGAGACCTCCCAGAAGCTGCCGTGCGCGATGATCTCGTTCTTGTGGCTGTGGCCGTTGATCCAGCCGACGACACGGGGGTGGGCGGCCAGCAGCTCCACCAGCTCGGCACCGTTGTGCCGCTTCTCGTGCGGGCGGGCCGGGTCGGGCCGGGAGTTGTTCATCGTCTTGCTGGTGTGGTGGCTGAAGACCAGCACATGGGCCTTCTCCCCCTTCTCGTTCTCCTTCAGCGTCCGCTCCAGCCAGCGCAGCTGGGCGTCACCGACCGAGCCGGTGTAGTGGCCGCCGGGGTCGGTGGTGTCCAGGCTGATCCCGAGCACGTCGTCGGAGACCCGGAAGGTGTAGTAGAGGCGCATCCCGTCGAGATGGGCGGAGGTGTAGCCGTGGCCGTGCGGACCGGGTCCGGTGTGCGCCGGGTCGAGGTGGGCGCGCAGATACTCGGCCCGGGTGAAGGGGGCGCGCCGCTCGTCGGGGGTGACCCTCCTGGCCTGCTTGGCGTGCGCCGTCAGCAGCCGCTTGAAGTCCGCCCCCTCGGGGTCGAGGCCGTCCTTGACCGCCTTCCAGACCTTCGCGGCCTCCGCGGCGGGCAGCGTCTCCAGCTTGCGGCCGCCGGTGGCGATCTCGGTCCAGAAGGGGTCGCCGGGGGCGTAACAACCGCCGGGCAGCGAGTCGTGGTTACCGACCGTCGAGTACCAGGGCAGGTGCAGACCCGGGCTGTGGACGGTGCGGATCGCGGCCGCCAGGAACCCGTCCAGCCGCGGGAAGCCCCGCTCCTTGTCGGCGTCGCGCAGGGCGCGCTCCGGCTGCCAGTACAGCGTCAGCCCGCTGTCCTGGACCCCTTCGTAGCGGCGCGGGTCGCCGGAATTCGGGGTGATCCTGCCGCCGCTCATCGCGGTCAGGAACCACTCCAGCTCCAGCTTGGAGTTGTTGTCGGTGTTGTCGCCGGTGGTCATCACGAAGGACAGCGGGGCGCCGGTGGCGGGCCCGCCGGGCAGCGCGTTGACCCGCTCGACCAGCGAGACGGCCCCGGCGACCGACAGCGCCTCCTGGGGCCGCCAGGCGCTGGCGGTCTCGGCGCGCAGGTACTCGTAGCGCAGCGGGCTCTGCACATCGACCAGGTGCAGGTCGGTGAACTGCACGAACGACGCCAGCGCGGTACGCCGCTTGTCGCGCCCGCCGTGGGCCGTGGCGAGGTCGGCGCGGACCACCCGGTCCCAGGCGGGGCCGTCACCGAGCCGGCGGTAGCCTCCGCTGCCGCGCGGGGCGGACACCCCGGCGAGGGTGGTGCCGCGGGTGTACGGCGTACGGGGGACGGCGGGGGCTTCGACCGGGACCGGCGCGGCCGGGGCCGGGCCGGAGGTAACGGTGGCGGCCTCGGCCTGGCGGTCCGGGCCGACGCCGAAGGCGAGCCCGAGCCCGGTGGCGGCGCCGACCGCTCCGGTGGCGGTGAGGAACGTACGGCGGTCGAAGGTGGCAGCGGACCGTATACGGGACATACGCAAGGCTCCCCGGGTGCGAACGCGAAGGCGGCCGGGCAGCACAACTGCCCTGTCACCTGGGATGGTTGGCATCCGGGATGACCTGCGCGTGAACGCCGTGGCAACGCGGAGAACCCATCACCGCACAGGGATCCGCCGGTCACCTTCCGGTCATGGAGCGCTGCCCGGCGGTGCGGCCGGCGGTCACCGGCCGTTCACCCGCCGGGGTAACCGGACCCGCCACGGACCGCCCCCGGCTCCCTCACGGTCCGCCGCCCGGGGGACCGCCCCGGGGACCGCGTCGACGCCCCACCGTCGACCGCCCCGTACGCACCGTGAGCACACCGGCGCACTACGCGCCGGTACGCCCTCCCGGCCCGCCACGGAACGGAACGGATTGGACAACGCGACGGGTATCACACACATGATGGAGGCACTACTGAGCAGGTGTCCCGAGCAGACACCCATGTCAGGCCAGAAAGAAGGAGTCCCATGAGGATCGGAATCGTCGGAGCCACCGGACAGGTCGGCGGCGTGGTGCGAGGCATCCTCGCCGAGCGGAACTTCCCGGTCGAGCAGCTGCGGCTGTTCGCTTCGGCCCGGTCCGCCGGACGGACGCTGCCCTGGCAGGACACCGAGATCACCGTCGAGGACGCGGCCACCGCCGACTACTCGGCGCTGGACATCGTGATCTTCTCGGCGGGCGGTGCCACGTCCAAGGCGCTGGCCGAGAAGGTCGCCGACGCCGGCCCGGTCGTGATCGACAACTCCTCGGCCTGGCGCCGCGACCCCCAGGTCCCGCTGGTCGTCTCCGAGGTCAACCCGTCGGCGATCACCGACCGGCCCAAGGGCATCATCGCCAACCCGAACTGCACCACCATGGCCGCGATGCCGGTGCTGCGCCCGCTGCACGAGGAGGCCGGTCTGGTCTCCCTGGTCGTCGCCACCTACCAGGCGGTCTCCGGCAGCGGTCTGGCCGGTGTGGAGGAGCTGGACGGCCAGGTCCGCAAGGCCGTCGAGCAGGACGCCACCAAGCTGACGCACGACGGTGCGTCCGTGGAGTTCCCCGAGCCGGACAAGTACGTCCGCCCGATCGCCTTCAATGTGCTGCCGATGGCCGGCGCGATCGTCGACGACGGTCTGAACGAGACCGACGAGGAGCAGAAGCTCCGCAACGAGAGCCGCAAGATCCTGGAGATCCCGGACCTGAAGGTGTCCGGCACCTGTGTCCGCGTCCCGGTCTTCACCGGTCACTCGCTGCAGGTCAACGCCCGTTTCGCGCGCCCGATCAGCCCGGCGCGCGCCCAGGAGCTGCTGGCCGGCGCCCCCGGCGTCACCCTCTCGGACGTGCCCACCCCGCTCCAGGCCGCCGGCCAGGACGCGTCCTTCGTGGGCCGGATCCGCAACGACGAGACCGTCGAGAACGGCCTGGCGCTGTTCGTCTCCAACGACAACCTCCGCAAGGGCGCGGCGCTGAACGCCGTCCAGATCGCGGAGCTGGTCGCCGCGGAGCTGCGCGGCTGACGTCTGCTGCCTGCACCCGGCGGGTGCCCCTGCGGAGTCTCCGCAGGGGCACCCGCCGTTTCCGGCCCCGGACCGCTCAGGCGGCCCGCACCAGCGGTCGCGGTCAGAGCGCCAGATGGCGGCGCAGCGCGGCGTCAACCTCGGCCATGCGCCGGCGTGGCACCGCGCCGACCTTGTGGAGCACGCGTTCCGGCGCGACGGCGCGCAGCTGCTCGCACTGTGCTTTGGAGTCCTTGGGCAGACGGCACTCGTCGGCCCCGAGGAAGACCTGGAAGGAAAGCACCCGCGAGGTGTTCGACGTCAGGGGAACGACCGTGACCACCCCACGCCGGTGGGACTCAACCGACTGATTGGCGCCGTTGTTGGACACGATCAGGGCCGGGCGGATCTTGTTGGCCTCACTGCCGAGCGTCGGCTCGAGGTCAACCATGTAGATGTCACCACGCCTCATCGGCAAGTCCGTCCCTGCTCGTGCGGTCCCACAGCGCCGCGTCCTCGCCCTTCTCCCACTCCGCGAAAGCCTCGGTGTACTCGGCTTCGAGCTGCGCGGCACGCAGCAGCTCAATGGCCGCGTGTATCACGGCGGACCGCGATTCGCCCTTTGTTCTCGCCGCGTACTCGTCGACGAAGGCAACATCCTCCTGCGGCAGGCTCACACTGATCTTCATACCCTCGATGCTACCGAGGTAGCCAATATCTTGCTACCGCGAATGCCACCCACACTTTCGCCGGGACAGGGCGCGGCGCTGAACGCCGTCCAGATCGCGGAGCTGGTCGCCGCGGAGCTGCGCGGCTGACGTCTGCTGCCTGCACACGGCGGGTGCCCCTGCGGAGTCTCCGCAGGGGCACCCGCCGTTTCCGGCCCCCTAGCCGACCGGCCGCACCTCGAACTGGAAGCAGCCGTACTCCACGGCCCGTACGTGCACCAGCGCCGTCCGCGGGTCGGCGAACGCTTCCCCGAGGGCCGCGTCGAACGCGGCCTCGGCATCCTCGGGGACCTCCAGGTACCGGCCGCCGATGATCTGCCCCTGGTCGTTGTAGCGGCGCAGCACGCGCAGCGCACCGGCACGCATGTCCGGATACCGGCCGGCCGCCCCGTCCGGCCCGCCGCACGCCTCGGCGTGGACGAACACCGGCCCCTGCTCGTCGTACGCCCCGGGCGTCGCCCCGGCCCCGGCCGCCCAGCGGCGCAGCGGCGCATACGAGACCAGCGCCACCCGCTCGCCGGCCCGGACGTCGCGCAGACAGCAGCGCAGCAGCGCCCCGATGCAGTCCAGCGGCACCCCGTCCGCGCGTGCGGTGAACGGCTCGGTGGGCCGCCCGGCGTCGTCGGTGACCTGCAGTTCCTCGAGCGCGGCCTCCGGGATGGCGAGAGCGGTGTGGTGGTTGGTGTGCGGGTGGGTGCGGTGCGCGGTGTGGGTGGTCATGCCTCCAGCGTCGGCCTCGCGGGCGCTGTGTGCTGGCGGGAATCGGACGCTGCGCTTGCGGCCGCGGTGCAGCGGGCGCCAGACGGGCGGCGACCGATCCCGAGCTGCCCACGA
This portion of the Streptomyces sp. 2114.4 genome encodes:
- a CDS encoding superoxide dismutase encodes the protein MATYTLPELPYDYSALAPVISPEIIELHHDKHHAAYVKGANDTLEQLAEARDKEAWGNINGLEKNLAFHLSGHILHSIYWHNMTGDGGGEPLEKDGVGELADAIAESFGSFAQFKAQLTKASATTQGSGWGVLAYEPVSGRLIVEQIYDHQGNVGQGSVPILVFDAWEHAFYLQYKNQKVDFIEAMWQVVNWQDVAKRYATAKERAHSLLLAP
- a CDS encoding DsbA family protein, yielding MSDSAKTPADFWFDPLCPWAWMTSRWMLEVEKVRPVEVRWHVMSLAVLNENRLDELPAQYAENMRPGGKAWGPVRVAIAAQQLHGDEVVGRLYTALGTRIHNEGLGVNPESIAAALDDAGLPAELIAYADKDTYDAELRASHKAGIDLVGQEVGTPVIAVPGHDGEQIAFFGPVVTPAPKGEEAAKLWDGTLMVASIPGFYEIKRTRTQGPNFD
- the pepN gene encoding aminopeptidase N encodes the protein MPGENLSRDEAQERGRLLSVDAYDVALDVRSAVASGPEAETFRSLTTLRFRCAEPGASAFADLLAPSVTSITLNGRELDPAEVFDGTRITLDALAAENTLVVDARCAYSRSGEGMHRFVDPEDGEVYLYTQYEPADARRVFANFEQPDLKAPFTFEVTAPEGWQVLSNGARDGEAEGGRHRFATTEPISTYITAVVAGPYHYVCDVYRRTFEDGTELEVPLGALCRKGLAKHFDADDIFTVTKQGLDFFHDHFDFPYPFGKYDQAFVPEYNLGAMENPGCVTFREEFIFRGKVTEASYERRANVILHEMAHMWFGDLVTMQWWDDLWLKESYADFMGAFAQVGATRFADGWITFANRRKSWAYHADQLPSTHPVTADIRDLEDAKLNFDGITYAKGAAVLKQLVAYVGQDAFLEGARRYFKRHAYGNTRLGDLLAVLEETSGRDLASWSRSWLETAGVNSLTPQVTYDAQDRITELSILQEAAPSHPQLRVHRVAVGLYRRQDADAALVRYARAEVDVDGPRTAVPALAGVERPELVLVNDEDLTYAKVRFDEGSLATLRARLGDLADPMARAVCWAALWGLTRDGLMPARDYLDLVRRFAGRETGIGVLQSLHGQAQTALELYSAPDRREQAARELAEAALHELRLAEPGSGHQLAWARHFIALAAAPADLQLLQGLLDGTAKVDGLDVDQELRWTILEPLAAHGVADESVINAELARDNTASGKRHQVRCLAARPSAEVKAGAWEQAVESDVLSNALVEATNAGFAQFGQRELLVPYRPRYFAAIERVWRERSIEIGMEVVRALFPAWLVEQDTLDAADGWLEGHPQAAPALRRLVLEKRDDLARALRAQACDEAAGPRP
- a CDS encoding TIGR03767 family metallophosphoesterase is translated as MSRIRSAATFDRRTFLTATGAVGAATGLGLAFGVGPDRQAEAATVTSGPAPAAPVPVEAPAVPRTPYTRGTTLAGVSAPRGSGGYRRLGDGPAWDRVVRADLATAHGGRDKRRTALASFVQFTDLHLVDVQSPLRYEYLRAETASAWRPQEALSVAGAVSLVERVNALPGGPATGAPLSFVMTTGDNTDNNSKLELEWFLTAMSGGRITPNSGDPRRYEGVQDSGLTLYWQPERALRDADKERGFPRLDGFLAAAIRTVHSPGLHLPWYSTVGNHDSLPGGCYAPGDPFWTEIATGGRKLETLPAAEAAKVWKAVKDGLDPEGADFKRLLTAHAKQARRVTPDERRAPFTRAEYLRAHLDPAHTGPGPHGHGYTSAHLDGMRLYYTFRVSDDVLGISLDTTDPGGHYTGSVGDAQLRWLERTLKENEKGEKAHVLVFSHHTSKTMNNSRPDPARPHEKRHNGAELVELLAAHPRVVGWINGHSHKNEIIAHGSFWEVSTASHIDFPQLARVIELVDNHDGTLSLFTTLIESAAPHRTDFGDLSQTGLAALYRELSFNAPEARSDLAGTSRDRNVELLLKRS
- a CDS encoding aspartate-semialdehyde dehydrogenase, which encodes MRIGIVGATGQVGGVVRGILAERNFPVEQLRLFASARSAGRTLPWQDTEITVEDAATADYSALDIVIFSAGGATSKALAEKVADAGPVVIDNSSAWRRDPQVPLVVSEVNPSAITDRPKGIIANPNCTTMAAMPVLRPLHEEAGLVSLVVATYQAVSGSGLAGVEELDGQVRKAVEQDATKLTHDGASVEFPEPDKYVRPIAFNVLPMAGAIVDDGLNETDEEQKLRNESRKILEIPDLKVSGTCVRVPVFTGHSLQVNARFARPISPARAQELLAGAPGVTLSDVPTPLQAAGQDASFVGRIRNDETVENGLALFVSNDNLRKGAALNAVQIAELVAAELRG
- a CDS encoding type II toxin-antitoxin system PemK/MazF family toxin, giving the protein MRRGDIYMVDLEPTLGSEANKIRPALIVSNNGANQSVESHRRGVVTVVPLTSNTSRVLSFQVFLGADECRLPKDSKAQCEQLRAVAPERVLHKVGAVPRRRMAEVDAALRRHLAL
- a CDS encoding ribbon-helix-helix domain-containing protein, giving the protein MKISVSLPQEDVAFVDEYAARTKGESRSAVIHAAIELLRAAQLEAEYTEAFAEWEKGEDAALWDRTSRDGLADEAW
- a CDS encoding DUF1203 domain-containing protein; the encoded protein is MTTHTAHRTHPHTNHHTALAIPEAALEELQVTDDAGRPTEPFTARADGVPLDCIGALLRCCLRDVRAGERVALVSYAPLRRWAAGAGATPGAYDEQGPVFVHAEACGGPDGAAGRYPDMRAGALRVLRRYNDQGQIIGGRYLEVPEDAEAAFDAALGEAFADPRTALVHVRAVEYGCFQFEVRPVG